The Acidicapsa acidisoli genome contains a region encoding:
- the hpnE gene encoding hydroxysqualene dehydroxylase HpnE — translation MASLPNRPFSLNAFHSAEPPKPTQKTASTVTVVGGGVAGLSAACALADAGFQVTVLERRGYLGGRASSYLHPGTGEVIDNCQHVLFGCCTNLVSFYERIGVADRIFWDSRMTLIEPGGRRSVLQPSGLPAPMHGLPAILSSKCFSFADKLSLIFAFSSVMAGKVFGLKSDPNRSLYDWLETHMQSRGALDRFWRLVIASALNADLDQISLPYATKVIRELFLNSPAAGSMGMSIVPLSELYLGAQKYLEARRGRIEFNANVESANWDAANGTWTIQTQGGEFRSEMLVLALPFEATAKLLPHLPANPAAAELATSMKTLAHWPICSMHLWYDREITELDHAVLLDRDIHWMYHKSRWQPLRDSKASYIELVVSASTEFAALSREQALSRATSQLAEFFPEAARARLVKSALIKEMRATFGVPPGVDGARPSAISPWPNCFLAGDWTATGWPSTMESAARSGFLAAEALCSSLGDRRKFLVPDLPPTGLMKLLG, via the coding sequence ATGGCCAGTCTCCCGAATCGCCCATTCAGCCTGAACGCATTTCACTCCGCGGAGCCTCCAAAGCCAACGCAGAAAACCGCGAGCACCGTTACCGTGGTCGGCGGCGGCGTTGCAGGCCTCTCGGCAGCGTGCGCTCTGGCGGATGCCGGATTTCAGGTGACGGTACTGGAACGTCGAGGGTATCTGGGCGGCCGTGCCTCGTCGTATCTGCATCCCGGCACTGGTGAAGTGATCGATAATTGTCAGCACGTGCTCTTCGGGTGCTGCACCAATCTCGTCAGCTTTTACGAGCGGATTGGCGTTGCCGACAGGATTTTCTGGGACAGCCGGATGACGCTGATCGAGCCAGGAGGGCGGCGCTCGGTGCTGCAACCATCCGGTTTGCCTGCGCCGATGCATGGTCTGCCCGCGATTCTCAGCTCAAAATGCTTTTCGTTCGCGGACAAGCTCTCGCTCATCTTCGCCTTCTCCTCGGTGATGGCCGGGAAAGTGTTTGGCCTGAAGTCCGACCCCAACCGGAGCCTCTACGATTGGCTTGAGACGCACATGCAGTCCCGCGGAGCCCTCGATCGCTTCTGGCGGCTGGTGATTGCCAGCGCATTGAATGCCGATCTGGACCAGATCAGCCTGCCGTATGCGACGAAGGTCATCCGGGAGCTGTTTCTCAATTCGCCTGCGGCGGGAAGCATGGGAATGAGTATCGTTCCATTGAGCGAACTCTACCTGGGCGCGCAGAAGTATCTTGAAGCCCGTCGTGGCCGGATCGAATTCAACGCAAATGTCGAGTCTGCCAACTGGGATGCTGCGAATGGAACCTGGACGATTCAGACGCAGGGCGGCGAGTTCCGGTCCGAGATGCTGGTGCTGGCGCTGCCATTCGAGGCGACGGCGAAGCTGCTGCCTCATCTGCCTGCCAACCCCGCGGCTGCGGAACTTGCCACGAGCATGAAGACTCTGGCGCATTGGCCAATTTGCAGCATGCATCTCTGGTACGACCGCGAAATTACAGAACTTGACCACGCGGTGTTGCTCGACCGTGACATTCACTGGATGTACCACAAGTCACGATGGCAGCCTTTGCGTGACTCCAAGGCCAGCTACATCGAGCTTGTGGTCAGCGCTTCGACAGAATTTGCCGCGCTTAGCCGGGAGCAGGCTCTGAGTCGGGCGACCAGCCAGCTTGCAGAGTTCTTTCCGGAGGCTGCTAGGGCCAGACTTGTCAAATCCGCGCTCATCAAAGAGATGCGGGCGACTTTTGGAGTTCCACCAGGTGTTGACGGTGCAAGGCCAAGCGCGATCTCGCCGTGGCCGAACTGCTTTCTGGCCGGGGATTGGACGGCTACCGGATGGCCCTCGACGATGGAATCTGCCGCGCGGAGCGGCTTCCTGGCCGCTGAAGCGTTGTGCAGCAGTCTTGGCGACCGGAGGAAGTTTCTGGTCCCGGATCTGCCGCCGACTGGCTTGATGAAGCTATTGGGATAG
- a CDS encoding phytoene/squalene synthase family protein, with translation MTTAQANRQGEPVATSTNLDEAYALCRAIAKREAKNFYYSFVALPPARRNAICAIYAFMRKADDLSDDESFSREERRIQLGQWLKLWHVARSGGRTDDPVFMAVRDASARFQIPFSLLDELVAGTTMDLDAASSDTPDTYATFADLYRYCYLVASVVGLVCIRIFGYSDPRAEKLAEETGIAFQLTNILRDVAEDAERNRIYLPLEDLARHGVTVDQLIHRKSTITAEERALLREIADRAESYYRSAQELLPLIDAESRPALWVLVSIYHQLLKRIEKADYDVFSKRASVPTVHKIGILTAGMFRMGAIRLFGPLFSK, from the coding sequence ATGACAACGGCGCAAGCGAATCGGCAAGGTGAGCCGGTCGCAACCTCAACAAATCTGGACGAGGCGTACGCACTCTGTAGGGCCATCGCAAAGCGCGAGGCCAAGAATTTCTACTATTCCTTCGTCGCGCTGCCGCCTGCGCGGCGAAATGCAATCTGCGCCATCTACGCCTTCATGCGCAAGGCCGACGATCTTTCGGACGATGAGAGTTTTTCCCGCGAAGAGCGGCGTATACAGCTTGGTCAGTGGCTGAAGTTGTGGCATGTGGCGCGGAGCGGAGGAAGGACGGACGACCCCGTGTTTATGGCTGTTCGCGACGCCTCTGCGAGATTCCAAATCCCATTCAGCCTTCTTGACGAGCTTGTTGCCGGAACGACGATGGATCTCGACGCGGCTTCCTCCGATACTCCGGACACCTACGCCACTTTCGCGGACCTCTATCGCTACTGCTACCTGGTTGCATCGGTGGTTGGCCTGGTGTGCATTCGGATCTTCGGCTATTCGGACCCGCGTGCCGAGAAGCTGGCCGAGGAGACGGGCATTGCGTTTCAACTAACCAACATTCTGCGCGATGTGGCCGAGGACGCCGAGCGCAACCGCATCTATCTGCCGCTCGAAGATCTGGCTCGGCATGGCGTGACGGTCGACCAGCTTATTCATAGAAAGAGTACTATTACAGCGGAAGAACGCGCGCTTCTCAGGGAGATCGCTGATCGCGCGGAGAGCTATTACCGCTCGGCGCAGGAACTGCTTCCATTGATCGATGCGGAGAGCCGTCCGGCATTGTGGGTGCTGGTTTCCATCTATCACCAGTTGCTCAAGCGCATCGAAAAGGCCGATTACGATGTCTTCTCGAAACGGGCCAGCGTTCCCACAGTGCACAAAATCGGGATTCTCACTGCAGGCATGTTCCGGATGGGAGCAATTCGGCTCTTTGGGCCGTTATTCTCGAAGTAG
- the hpnC gene encoding squalene synthase HpnC produces MSSVSNPVQDREVLQGDLRQKGWAALPASYGIPSVAPSLDEARAWCKHLAETHYENFHVASWFLPKKLRPHFHAIYAYCRVSDDLGDETGDREQSLALLDQWNEELDACYAGMARHPVFVALAETIKACGIPKEPFADLLVAFKQDQTVTRFRDMEEVLAYCRYSANPVGRLVLYACGYSDTERFRLSDLTCSALQLANFWQDVASDYRQRDRIYIPQDAMQRFGVTEETIAAGVATPEFKALLREQVDYARSLFEGGIPLIGMVDNELALDLDLFSRGGLEILRAIEQRDYDVLSARPDISKTTKIGLALRAVSGKFLPGLRLKSKAA; encoded by the coding sequence GTGAGCTCTGTTTCCAATCCGGTGCAAGACCGCGAAGTTTTGCAAGGTGATCTGCGGCAGAAGGGCTGGGCTGCGCTACCTGCCAGCTACGGTATTCCATCCGTTGCTCCGTCACTCGATGAGGCCCGGGCTTGGTGCAAGCATCTGGCGGAAACACACTACGAAAACTTCCACGTCGCCTCATGGTTTCTGCCGAAGAAACTGCGCCCGCATTTTCACGCCATCTATGCGTATTGCCGGGTCTCGGATGATCTGGGCGATGAGACGGGGGATCGCGAGCAATCGCTGGCCTTGCTGGACCAATGGAACGAGGAGCTGGATGCCTGTTATGCCGGGATGGCTCGTCATCCGGTTTTTGTTGCGCTGGCGGAGACCATCAAGGCCTGCGGTATTCCCAAAGAGCCTTTTGCCGATCTGCTTGTAGCGTTCAAACAAGATCAAACCGTCACGCGATTCCGCGATATGGAGGAAGTGCTGGCGTATTGCCGTTATTCGGCGAATCCGGTCGGGCGACTGGTGCTGTATGCCTGTGGCTATTCCGATACTGAGCGCTTTCGGCTTTCGGATTTGACCTGCTCGGCGCTGCAATTGGCGAATTTCTGGCAGGACGTGGCCAGCGATTATCGGCAGCGTGACCGTATTTATATTCCGCAGGACGCGATGCAGCGTTTTGGAGTGACCGAAGAGACGATTGCGGCAGGAGTCGCTACGCCAGAATTCAAGGCTCTGCTGCGTGAGCAGGTGGACTACGCCAGATCGCTCTTTGAAGGTGGAATTCCTCTGATCGGCATGGTGGATAACGAACTGGCGCTGGACCTGGATCTCTTCAGTCGCGGCGGACTGGAGATTCTTCGCGCGATCGAGCAACGCGACTATGATGTCCTGTCCGCTCGTCCGGACATCTCCAAGACGACCAAGATTGGACTCGCCTTGCGCGCCGTCTCCGGCAAGTTTCTACCCGGCCTGCGATTGAAGAGTAAAGCAGCATGA
- a CDS encoding zinc-dependent alcohol dehydrogenase translates to MSLTVPEVFPASLSEIIPDSLPETMLAAVLYGQEDVRIEQVPVPHAGPGELIVRVSAALTCGTDLKVFRRGYHAKMIHPPALFGHELAGVVAEVGEGVTNFAVGDRVMPINSAPCGECYFCKRAQENLCEDLLFNNGAYAEYFRISARIVAKNTMLVPPHVSLEHAALTEPLACALHGFQDSNPRPGDTVAVIGGGPLGLMIMHVASLAGCKVIAVVKHDAQAAIARALGAAHIVQTTIAEDAVSAVRDLTPDKRGVDIAIEAVALPETWEQAVEMVRNGGLVNFFGGPETGTKVQFDTNRLHYGDLTLKATFHHTPAICRDAFELIAGGKFKAGLFITGHAPLSELNGAFAQLLNRGSQGNQIKTAILPASGLEPAAGKVEALP, encoded by the coding sequence ATGTCTCTCACTGTGCCCGAAGTCTTCCCCGCATCTCTCTCCGAGATCATCCCGGATAGCCTTCCCGAAACCATGCTCGCCGCTGTCCTCTATGGTCAGGAAGATGTGCGCATCGAGCAGGTTCCCGTGCCTCACGCCGGACCCGGTGAACTGATTGTGCGCGTATCCGCCGCACTCACGTGCGGCACTGACCTGAAGGTCTTTCGCCGGGGCTATCACGCCAAGATGATCCATCCGCCGGCGCTCTTTGGACATGAGCTGGCGGGGGTGGTTGCGGAGGTTGGCGAGGGCGTTACTAACTTCGCGGTCGGTGACCGGGTAATGCCGATCAACTCCGCGCCGTGCGGTGAATGCTACTTCTGCAAGCGCGCACAGGAGAATCTTTGCGAAGACCTGCTCTTCAATAACGGCGCTTATGCCGAGTATTTCCGCATCTCGGCCCGCATCGTCGCGAAGAATACGATGCTGGTGCCGCCGCACGTTTCGCTGGAACACGCGGCGCTGACGGAACCGCTGGCCTGCGCGCTGCACGGTTTTCAGGATTCGAATCCGAGGCCCGGCGATACGGTTGCCGTGATCGGCGGCGGCCCGCTGGGGCTGATGATTATGCATGTTGCATCGCTGGCCGGATGCAAGGTGATCGCAGTGGTTAAGCATGATGCGCAGGCTGCTATTGCCCGGGCTCTTGGTGCGGCCCACATCGTTCAGACGACCATTGCTGAGGACGCTGTCAGTGCGGTTCGGGACCTAACTCCCGATAAACGTGGCGTAGATATTGCAATTGAAGCGGTAGCTCTGCCGGAGACGTGGGAGCAGGCTGTGGAGATGGTTCGCAACGGTGGTCTAGTGAACTTCTTCGGTGGCCCGGAGACTGGAACGAAGGTTCAGTTCGATACCAATCGTCTTCACTACGGCGACTTGACTTTGAAAGCGACCTTTCACCACACGCCGGCGATCTGCCGCGATGCGTTTGAGCTCATCGCGGGCGGGAAGTTCAAGGCAGGTCTTTTCATTACCGGACACGCTCCGTTGAGTGAATTGAACGGGGCGTTTGCGCAACTGCTCAATCGCGGCAGCCAGGGTAATCAGATCAAGACTGCTATCCTGCCTGCATCAGGTTTAGAACCCGCTGCGGGGAAGGTCGAAGCGTTACCATAG
- a CDS encoding zinc-dependent dehydrogenase yields the protein MSTVTASQETTNSLAIPTTMRAAVYRGINDVRVETVPVPEIGAGEILIKVAACGICGTDLKKIHSGSHSAPRIFGHETAGTIAAIGPGVHQFEVGERVMVFHHVPCGDCYYCRKKTFAQCPVYKPAGVTAGFEPSGGGFAEYVRVMDWIVRDGGVVRIPDGVPFDQAAFVEPVNTVLKGVKSLNPQPDETVLVIGQGPIGILWASLVLRTGANVLTSDLYPERHSIAAGFGLKHPIHAATENVAARAREATEGRGADAVVIAVGGNGLIRTAMEAVRPGGKVLLFAQTQHGEAIFDPAAVCMDEKFLLGSYSSSIDIEHEVEDLVFNGYRNGFDLTRLISHRFPLEQAVEAIQVASNPCASSMKIMIEHETSETGA from the coding sequence ATGAGCACTGTGACAGCATCGCAGGAAACGACGAATTCTCTCGCCATTCCCACAACCATGCGCGCGGCTGTATACCGCGGCATCAACGATGTGCGTGTTGAGACAGTGCCGGTGCCGGAGATTGGCGCAGGCGAGATTCTCATCAAGGTCGCCGCTTGCGGCATCTGCGGAACAGACCTCAAGAAGATTCACAGTGGATCGCATTCAGCGCCACGCATTTTTGGACACGAGACGGCGGGCACGATTGCCGCGATTGGGCCGGGAGTGCATCAGTTCGAGGTTGGCGAACGGGTGATGGTCTTCCATCATGTTCCGTGCGGCGACTGCTACTACTGCCGGAAAAAGACCTTCGCGCAATGCCCGGTTTACAAGCCTGCAGGGGTAACGGCAGGCTTTGAGCCCTCGGGCGGCGGGTTCGCCGAGTATGTTCGCGTCATGGATTGGATTGTGCGAGATGGCGGCGTGGTTCGCATTCCGGATGGAGTTCCATTTGACCAGGCGGCCTTTGTCGAGCCGGTCAACACCGTCCTCAAGGGCGTCAAGTCGCTCAATCCCCAGCCCGATGAAACCGTCCTGGTGATTGGCCAGGGTCCGATTGGAATCCTGTGGGCTTCGCTGGTGTTGCGAACCGGCGCCAATGTACTTACCTCGGATCTTTACCCTGAGCGTCATTCCATTGCGGCCGGATTTGGCCTCAAACATCCAATCCACGCAGCTACCGAGAACGTGGCAGCTCGCGCCAGGGAAGCCACCGAGGGACGTGGTGCGGACGCGGTCGTAATCGCGGTCGGCGGCAATGGACTCATCCGCACCGCGATGGAGGCGGTTCGGCCGGGCGGAAAAGTGCTGCTTTTTGCGCAGACGCAGCACGGCGAGGCGATCTTCGATCCCGCCGCGGTCTGCATGGACGAGAAATTCCTGCTGGGCTCCTATTCCTCTTCTATTGATATTGAGCATGAAGTCGAGGATCTTGTTTTCAATGGCTACCGTAATGGATTCGATCTGACCCGCCTTATTTCTCACCGCTTTCCGCTGGAGCAGGCCGTCGAAGCTATTCAAGTTGCATCTAACCCTTGTGCCAGTTCGATGAAAATCATGATCGAACATGAAACGTCTGAAACCGGAGCATAG
- a CDS encoding phosphorylase family protein, with protein MTTSLKPRPIFIAALQREIASLVQGWQRAEDAARHVHVYWNDDAIMACAGMGIHRASLAVEAALKVGPATELISVGWAGACNDRFEIGDVVFPKIVIDVKTGERFFIAEPATVETPDILVTVASPASAVEKQRLGISYYACAVDMEAAAVGRIARSRELPFFAIKAISDAADFELPRMERFSTANGQFREAAFGLHVAIRPKLWSPVMTMAKSSKLAAERLQTEIQAHIQNHRYHRDRII; from the coding sequence ATGACGACCAGCCTCAAGCCGCGCCCGATTTTCATTGCCGCCTTGCAACGGGAGATCGCCTCTCTGGTGCAAGGCTGGCAGCGCGCGGAAGACGCTGCACGTCACGTCCACGTCTACTGGAACGACGACGCGATCATGGCTTGCGCTGGAATGGGAATTCATCGCGCCTCGCTTGCCGTCGAGGCAGCGCTGAAGGTTGGCCCGGCGACGGAGCTGATCTCGGTGGGGTGGGCCGGTGCGTGCAATGATCGCTTCGAAATCGGCGATGTTGTCTTTCCGAAGATTGTGATCGACGTGAAGACGGGCGAGCGATTTTTTATTGCCGAACCGGCGACTGTGGAGACGCCCGATATCCTGGTGACGGTCGCGAGCCCGGCGAGCGCGGTCGAAAAACAGCGTCTCGGGATCAGTTATTACGCCTGTGCCGTGGATATGGAAGCTGCCGCGGTTGGACGCATCGCACGGTCCCGCGAACTGCCGTTTTTCGCAATCAAGGCAATCTCAGACGCTGCTGATTTCGAGTTGCCTCGCATGGAGCGATTCTCCACGGCCAATGGACAGTTTCGCGAAGCAGCATTTGGTCTTCATGTCGCAATTCGCCCAAAGCTATGGTCACCTGTCATGACTATGGCAAAGAGCAGTAAACTAGCAGCGGAGCGCCTTCAGACGGAGATTCAGGCGCATATCCAAAATCATCGCTATCATCGGGACCGGATCATATGA
- the hpnA gene encoding hopanoid-associated sugar epimerase, translated as MKVFVTGATGFVGHHVARELAAQGADLRLLVRKTSNLANLEGISGETHTGDLSVPDTIRPALEGCDAVFHVAADYRLWIPDPEAMYRANVDGTRELLRMAREAGVRRVVYTSSVATMGFRSDGVIINEDTPVSIEKMVGHYKRSKFLAEQVAIAAAETGQQVMILNPTTPIGSHDSKPTPTGRIFVDFLNGKFPAYVDTGLNLVDVNEVARTHVAALEVGTPGKRYILGGENLTLKQILDKMSAITGIPSPTVKIPFVVAAIYAFFEENITGRLLGKEPRATLEEVRMGRKKMYASSAHAQQELGFRVVPVYPAMRAAIEWFRNNGYAPSSTSRTSGYS; from the coding sequence ATGAAAGTCTTTGTAACAGGCGCTACCGGTTTTGTGGGCCATCATGTGGCTCGCGAACTTGCCGCTCAGGGCGCAGACCTGCGGCTATTGGTCCGCAAGACAAGCAACTTGGCTAATCTTGAGGGCATCTCGGGCGAGACCCATACAGGCGACCTTTCTGTCCCGGATACGATCCGACCGGCTCTTGAGGGCTGCGATGCGGTGTTTCACGTAGCGGCCGATTACCGGCTCTGGATTCCTGATCCTGAGGCAATGTACCGGGCCAACGTGGACGGAACGCGGGAGCTTTTGCGGATGGCTCGCGAAGCAGGCGTTCGCCGCGTCGTTTACACCTCCAGCGTGGCGACCATGGGCTTCCGATCCGACGGCGTCATCATCAACGAGGACACACCGGTGTCGATCGAGAAGATGGTTGGACACTACAAGCGGTCGAAATTTCTGGCCGAGCAGGTAGCCATTGCCGCGGCAGAAACTGGCCAGCAGGTGATGATCCTCAACCCGACGACGCCGATTGGATCGCACGATTCGAAACCGACTCCGACGGGGCGCATTTTTGTCGATTTCCTCAACGGCAAGTTTCCGGCGTATGTCGACACCGGTTTGAATCTCGTTGACGTAAACGAGGTTGCGCGTACGCATGTAGCGGCGCTTGAAGTCGGCACGCCCGGAAAGCGATATATCCTGGGCGGCGAGAACCTGACGCTCAAGCAGATTCTCGACAAGATGTCCGCAATCACCGGAATTCCTTCGCCGACGGTGAAGATTCCGTTCGTAGTGGCGGCGATTTACGCCTTTTTTGAAGAAAACATCACTGGCCGCTTGCTTGGGAAGGAACCTCGCGCTACGCTCGAAGAAGTCCGCATGGGCCGCAAGAAGATGTATGCCTCTTCTGCTCACGCGCAACAGGAACTGGGCTTCCGAGTCGTTCCTGTCTATCCCGCGATGCGCGCGGCCATTGAGTGGTTTCGAAACAATGGCTATGCGCCTTCATCGACTTCCCGCACATCTGGGTATTCTTGA
- the hpnH gene encoding adenosyl-hopene transferase HpnH → MAVPISQMWTVATYILKKRLAGNKKYPLVLMLEPLFKCNLACAGCGKVQYPPHILKKQLSPAECFAAVEECGVPMVSLPGGEPLLHPQIVEIVNGLVARRKYIYLCTNALLLKERLHEFTPSKYLTFSVHLDGQREHHDMSVCREGGYDLAVEGIKEAVKRGFRVTTNATFFDGTDPNSVRAFFDEVMSMGVEGIVLSPGYSYEKAPDQQHFLGRAKTRRLFRAILSNRKKSWKFNMSPLFLEFLMGKRNYECTAWGSPAYNIFGWQKPCYLLQDGYADSFQELLDTTDWNNYGTASGNPKCANCMVSCGYEPTAVSAGFGSLSGFFAMAKAAIFSTYEDKGALDLLNNHTTFAAQHDHFVKIENIAPAQAVGRLEETRA, encoded by the coding sequence ATGGCCGTACCCATCTCACAAATGTGGACTGTAGCGACCTACATCCTCAAGAAGAGGCTTGCGGGAAACAAAAAGTATCCACTGGTGCTGATGCTTGAGCCGCTCTTCAAGTGCAACCTTGCCTGCGCTGGCTGCGGTAAGGTGCAGTATCCGCCGCACATTTTGAAGAAGCAGCTCAGCCCTGCGGAATGCTTTGCCGCCGTCGAGGAATGCGGCGTGCCGATGGTTTCGCTGCCGGGCGGTGAGCCTCTGCTGCATCCGCAGATCGTCGAAATCGTCAATGGCCTCGTCGCGCGCAGGAAGTACATTTACCTGTGCACCAATGCGCTCCTGCTGAAGGAGCGCCTGCATGAGTTCACGCCTTCGAAGTACCTGACTTTTTCGGTACATCTCGACGGCCAGCGCGAGCACCACGATATGTCTGTGTGCCGCGAGGGCGGATACGATCTGGCGGTAGAAGGGATCAAGGAAGCGGTGAAGCGCGGCTTCCGCGTCACGACGAATGCGACCTTCTTTGACGGGACCGATCCTAACTCGGTTCGCGCATTCTTTGACGAAGTCATGTCGATGGGTGTCGAGGGTATTGTGCTCTCGCCGGGATACAGCTACGAAAAGGCTCCCGATCAGCAGCACTTTCTGGGACGCGCCAAGACGCGGCGGCTCTTCCGCGCGATTCTTTCGAACCGGAAGAAGTCGTGGAAGTTCAATATGTCGCCCTTGTTCCTCGAATTTCTGATGGGCAAGCGCAACTATGAGTGCACGGCGTGGGGTTCGCCTGCGTACAACATCTTCGGCTGGCAGAAGCCTTGCTATCTGCTGCAGGATGGGTATGCCGATAGCTTCCAGGAACTACTCGACACTACTGACTGGAATAACTACGGGACGGCGAGCGGCAATCCCAAGTGCGCCAACTGCATGGTGAGCTGCGGCTACGAGCCTACGGCGGTCAGTGCCGGCTTTGGAAGTCTGAGCGGTTTCTTCGCCATGGCCAAGGCTGCGATTTTCAGCACATACGAGGATAAAGGCGCGCTCGATCTGCTCAACAATCACACGACCTTTGCCGCGCAGCACGATCACTTTGTCAAGATTGAAAATATCGCTCCGGCGCAGGCGGTCGGCCGGCTTGAGGAGACACGCGCATGA
- the shc gene encoding squalene--hopene cyclase, with translation MSTFKSKTQPAASRFDRAPRFGRIDADLSQVDAAVGRSCDHILSEQHPDGYWCGELEADSMLEADYIFLHVLLESGDPSRMKRALTEILRYQNEDGSWSIYPGGPGNISLAVKCYFACKLMGIGTENPILVRARAWILENGGVVACNTFTKIYLCALGQYDYDAVPAIPPEIVLAPNWFYFNIYEISSWSRAILVPLSIIYAKKPFKKITAEQGIDELFVGGRENANLRLRMDRNKLVSWRNFFLLADRAFHIVEAVYIRPLRKLALKKAEKWMLERLEMSDGLGAIYPAMMNSIIALRCLGYSDDDPQVIRARDEFEKLGIEDAGVPDYSEPTFRMQPCMSPVWDTAYAVFALGEAGIPKTDSRMLKAADWMLAKEVRHKGDWAVKVRNAEPGGWYFEFNNEFYPDTDDTAQVLLSLSKVENPRERYQYDVSQRAIEWLFAMQCKNGGWASFDKDNTKMIFQYIPFADHNAMLDPPTVDLTGRILEMLATYGYTREDKRVEKAIQFIFREQESDGSWFGRWGVNYIYGTFLALRGLEAMGVWNHEPQIQQAAEWIRMVQNADGGWGESCQSYDDPNTRGIGVSTPSQTAWAILGLLAAGDNRSDSVAKGIRWLLERQKPNGEWDESTGEGATRQALYTGTGFPRVFYLAYHMYRNYFPLLALTTYKRAMESAA, from the coding sequence ATGAGCACATTCAAGTCGAAAACACAGCCCGCTGCATCCCGGTTTGACCGTGCACCCAGATTTGGCAGGATTGACGCGGATCTCTCCCAGGTAGACGCGGCGGTTGGCCGCTCCTGCGATCACATTCTCTCTGAGCAGCACCCGGACGGTTACTGGTGTGGCGAACTGGAAGCGGACTCGATGCTCGAGGCCGACTACATCTTCCTGCATGTGCTGCTTGAAAGCGGCGATCCGAGCCGGATGAAGCGTGCGCTCACTGAGATTCTGCGCTATCAGAACGAGGACGGAAGCTGGAGCATTTATCCGGGTGGGCCAGGGAACATTTCGCTGGCCGTTAAGTGCTACTTTGCCTGCAAGCTGATGGGTATAGGCACGGAGAATCCAATCCTGGTGCGGGCGCGCGCCTGGATTCTCGAAAACGGCGGCGTGGTGGCGTGCAACACCTTCACTAAGATTTATCTTTGCGCGCTCGGCCAGTATGACTATGACGCGGTTCCGGCGATTCCGCCGGAGATTGTGCTGGCGCCGAACTGGTTTTACTTCAATATCTATGAGATTTCTTCGTGGTCGCGGGCGATTCTGGTTCCGCTGTCGATCATTTATGCCAAGAAGCCGTTCAAGAAGATTACGGCGGAGCAGGGAATCGACGAGCTCTTTGTGGGCGGCCGCGAGAATGCCAATCTGCGCTTGCGGATGGATCGCAATAAGTTGGTGAGTTGGCGCAATTTCTTTCTGTTGGCGGACCGAGCGTTTCACATCGTCGAGGCCGTTTACATCAGGCCCTTGCGCAAGTTGGCCTTGAAGAAGGCCGAGAAATGGATGCTGGAACGGCTGGAGATGTCGGATGGTCTGGGCGCGATTTATCCGGCGATGATGAACTCGATTATCGCTCTGCGTTGCCTGGGCTATTCGGATGACGATCCGCAGGTGATCCGCGCGCGAGATGAGTTCGAAAAGCTGGGCATCGAGGATGCCGGCGTACCGGATTACTCAGAACCTACCTTTCGAATGCAGCCTTGTATGTCGCCGGTGTGGGATACGGCCTACGCGGTCTTCGCTCTTGGCGAGGCTGGGATTCCAAAGACCGATTCGCGGATGCTGAAGGCTGCCGACTGGATGCTGGCCAAGGAAGTGCGGCATAAGGGCGATTGGGCGGTCAAGGTGCGCAATGCCGAGCCGGGTGGCTGGTACTTCGAATTCAACAACGAGTTTTACCCGGATACAGACGATACGGCGCAGGTTTTGCTGTCGCTGAGCAAGGTTGAGAATCCGCGCGAGCGCTATCAGTACGATGTGTCGCAGCGCGCGATCGAGTGGCTCTTTGCCATGCAGTGCAAGAACGGCGGCTGGGCCAGCTTTGACAAAGACAATACCAAAATGATCTTCCAGTACATCCCGTTTGCGGATCATAATGCGATGCTGGACCCGCCGACGGTCGATCTGACCGGGCGCATTCTGGAGATGCTTGCGACCTACGGCTACACGCGAGAAGACAAGCGTGTCGAGAAGGCGATTCAGTTCATCTTCCGCGAGCAGGAGTCGGACGGAAGCTGGTTTGGCCGCTGGGGCGTGAACTACATTTATGGGACGTTCCTTGCACTGCGCGGCCTGGAGGCCATGGGCGTCTGGAATCACGAGCCGCAGATTCAACAGGCTGCCGAGTGGATTCGCATGGTGCAGAATGCTGATGGCGGCTGGGGCGAAAGTTGCCAGAGTTACGACGATCCGAATACGCGCGGCATCGGAGTTAGTACACCTTCGCAGACGGCATGGGCGATTCTTGGACTCCTAGCTGCGGGGGACAATCGGAGTGATTCGGTTGCCAAGGGTATTCGCTGGCTGCTGGAGCGGCAGAAGCCGAATGGAGAGTGGGATGAGTCGACCGGCGAAGGCGCGACACGCCAGGCGCTTTATACCGGCACCGGTTTCCCGCGAGTCTTTTATCTTGCCTATCACATGTATCGTAATTACTTCCCGCTCCTGGCATTGACGACTTACAAGCGGGCCATGGAAAGCGCAGCATAA